The window GGACTGCGAGACCCCGGACCGGGTGCGGGCCCTGCTCGCCGACCGGCTCGGCGGTCTCGGTGTACCGGTCGCGGAGGAGTTCGGCTTCGGGCACTGCGAGGGCGCGGTGACGGTGCCCTTCGGCGTCGCGGCCGAACTCGACGCCGACGCGGGCACGCTGACGCTCGACGAGCCCGCGCTGCGCTGACCGCGCGCAGCCGGCGCCGCGCTGACCGGATCTGGGCCGGCTCCGTGGCACGCGATCTGCCGCCGACCGCGCGGCACCCGACCTGCGCCGACCGCGCGACGGCCGGGCGCGCGTGCCGCGTAGGGTGACGGCATGCCGCACACCGCAGCCCGCTTTCTCGCCGAGGGGCCCCGCGTGGGCATCCGCCCCTTCACGCAGGAGGACGGCCCCGAGTTCACCGCCCGCGTCCGGGAGAGTGAGGACCTGCACCGCCCGTGGCTCTTCCCGCCGGACACGGCCGAGGCGTACGCCGGCTACGCCCGGCGGCTGATCGAGGATCCGGCGAGGGCCGGCTTCCTGGTCTGCGAGAAGGACAGCGGCGCCCTCGCCGGGTTCGTGAACATCAACAACATCGCGCACGGCGCCTTCCGGTGCGGCGCGCTCGGCTACGGCGCCTTCGCGCACGCCGCCGGGCGCGGACTGATGCGCGAGGGCCTCGACCTCGTCGTCGGGTACGCCTTCGGCCCGATGCGGCTGCACCGGCTGGAGATCAACGTGCAGCCGCTCAACACCGCCTCGATCGCGCTGGCCCGCGCCTGCGGCTTCCGCCTGGAGGGCTTCTCGCCGGACATGCTGTTCATCGACGGGGCCTGGCGCGACCACGAGCGGTGGGCGCTCACCGCCGAGATGCGCGCTTGACGTTGACCTTCATGGTGTTCAGGTCCGTCACGGTCGACCGCAGGTCGCGGAAGCCGTATCCGAGGCCGCGCAGGGCGGTCTCCGCGCGGTCCTCGGCGATCGCGGCCGCCATCTCCTCGCCGTCGTCGGCGTCGCCGACCACGACGTAGCGCATCGAGAAGTGCTTCAGCGGGGACGGCTCGTACGACAGCGAGCCCTCCTCGGTGAACCGCATGCTGAGCATGCCGTGCTCGTCCGCCTCCGCGCGCAGCCGCTGCCGTGCCTCGTCGGTCAGTGCGTCCCAGGTGCCCCGGACGATCACCCGGTAGGTGTGCTGCTCGCTCATCGGATCTCCGTACTTCTCCATGGTCGGCCGTGGCCCACAGGGGCCGACCGGCCGACTCTACGGCGCCCGCGACGCGCTGCCCACGGAATATCGCCGCGCCGCCCGCTCAGCCCCGGCGGTCCATGTACTCGTACACCGTGCCGTCCGGGTGCAGGGCGATCAGGTTGCGGCCGACCGGGGTGGGTACCGGCCCGGCCACGATCTGCGCGCCGAGTCCGGTCAGCACGCGGTGAGCCTCGTCGACGTCCTCCACGGCTATCGTCGCCGCGACCTTGCGCAGCACCTCCAGCTGCGACTCGGGGCCGCTCATCAGCAGGAAGCAGCCGACCGCGGCGACCTGGACGCCGGCCTGTTCGAAGCGGAGGGCTCTGGCTCCCGCGAGGCCTTCGTAGAAGGGGACGGCGGTGTCCAGATCGTTGACGCAGACGCGCAGGCTGGTTCCCAGAATCTCCATGCGTACGAGCGTAGTTGGGGGTGGCCCGGCAGGTGATCCTTTCACCGGATCGCCCGCGGGACCCACCTGCTCCGCCACATCCCCGGGCGGTGTTATGCGTACGCGTGTGCGGGTACCCGCGCTGCATGAAGGGCTTGGATCACTTGGAGCACTTGGACAAGCAACTGGTCGACGAACTGGCGCAGGTGGCGCGCGAGACGGTGCGCGACGAACTGCGCGAGCAGACCCGCAGGCAGCGTCGCACCGCGACGCTGTACGCCGCGTCCGGCGCCGTCGCCCTGTACGCGGGCGCGGCTCTCGCGCTCGCCGTGGGGCTGGCCCTCGCGATCGGCCTGCCCGGCTGGGCCGCCGCGCTGATCACCGCGGCGATCCTGGGCGCTGCGGCCTACGCGCTGCGTGAGGCCGCCCGCCCGTCGGCGTCGCACCCCGCACCGGGTCCCGGCACGCACTTCGGCGCCGACACGGGCGCCCAGCCGACGGGCGACACCGGCGCGACGACAGGCGCGGCCGGCCGGGCGGCGGGCGCGGCCGGTGAGGCGGCGGGCGCGGCATACCCGCCCACACCGCCGGCCCCGCCGGTCCCGCCCGCGCCTCCGGCCGGGACGACCCGTCCGGACCACCCCGGTGAGACCGACCCGGGACCGCAGCACCGGGCCTGACCCCGCCCCGTTCCCCGTGGGCGGAGCCCGGGACACATGTCACCGGACGCCCGCCCCGCGAGGCCGGCCGGGTTCGCGGGGGCGCTGCCCTGCGGGCGGACGACTGGCACGTCTCGCCGGCCGTGCGGGCTCCGCGCCCGCACGGACGCCCTCGGCCTCCGGCGCGGGCCGCGTCCACGGGCGGGGCGCCGGGCCGGGGCGTGGCGAGGCGAGGCACTCGCGCTCCAGGATTGGCCTGGGACCGCGGCACCCCGGCGTGCCACCCTCGCGCGTTCCTGTGGGCGGAGCCCGGACGAATGTCACCGGGAGCCCGCTCGCGAGGCCGGCCCGGGTTCGGGGGCGGTGCCCTGCGGGCGGACGGCCGCCCTCGGCCTCCGGCGCGGGCCGCGTCCACGGGCGGGGCGCCGGGCCGGGGCGTGGCGAGGCGAGGCACTCGCGCTCCAGGGTCGGCGTGCACCAGCCCGCGGCCCGACCCGGGAGGCCCGCGGGTCCGACCCGGGGCCTCAGCACCGGGCCTGACACCCGCTCGCGTTCCCGTGGGCAGAGCCCGGACGAATGTCACGGCGCGCCCGCCCGCGAGGCCGGCCGGGTTCGCGCGGCGGCGCCCTGCGGGCAGCGTGCGCGGCCTGGAGGCGGAGGCTCGGATCGCCTTGGGGCAGCGCGTCGGCTGTGTGGGCTCCGCGCTCGGCGGCGACCTGTCGTGTTGGCCTGCGGGCGATGCGCCGGACGACTGACGCCTGGGCGCCCGTTCGCCGGGACAGGCGGCGGGCGTCTGCTCGTGTCCCACCGCGATCTTGGTCGGCGGGGGCCGTCCGCGTTTCGCCGCAGGCCCCGGGACAGCGGGAGCGTGTCCGCGGCCTGCCGCGGCCCCCGACGCGGAAGTTTGGGGGTTTCGGGCAGGGGGACGCGGAAGGTCCCGTACCAGGTATGCGACCGCGCCGGAGGCGAACCGTGAGTCGACCCCGCATCGTGATCGTCGGTGCCGGCTTCGCCGGCTACCGCGCGGCCCGGACCCTGTCGAGGATGTCCCGGGGCAAGGCCGACATCACCCTGCTGAACCCGACCGACTACTTCCTGTACCTGCCCCTGCTGCCCCAGGTCGCCGTGGGCATCCTGGAGCCGCGCCGGACCGCCGTCTCCCTCGCCGGCTCGCTGCGCCACGTACGGCTGGTACTCGGCGAGGCCCACGGCATCGACCTGGACGCCCGCACCGTGCACTACACCGACCCCGAGAACGGCGAGGGCACCCTGGCCTACGACCGGCTGGTGCTCGCCGTCGGCAGCGTCAACAAGCTGCTGCCGATCCCCGGCGTCGCCGAGCACGCGCACGGCTTCCGCGGTCTGCCCGAGGCCCTGTACCTGCGGGACCACATGACCCGCCAGATCGAACTGGCCAGCAGCGAGGACGACCCCGAGACCTGCGCGGCCCGCCGCACGTTCGTCGTCGTGGGCGCCGGCTACACCGGCACCGAGGTCGCCGCGCACGGCATGATGTTCACCGACTCGCTGGTGCGCCGGCACCCGCCCCGGCGGGACATCCGGCCTCGCTGGCTGCTGCTGGACATCGCACCCCGGGTACTGCCCGAGCTGGACGAACGGCTCTCGGCCACCGCCGACCGCGTGCTGCGGCGGCGCGGCGTCGAGGTGCGCATGGGCACCTCCGTGAAGGAGGCCACGCACGAGGGCGTGCTGCTGACGGACGGCGAGTTCGTCCGCAGCCGCACGCTCGTGTGGTGCGTCGGCGTACGGCCCGACCCGCTCGTGGAGAGCGCCGGGCAGCCGCTGGAGAGGGGGCGGCTCGTCGTCGACCCCTTCCTCCAGGTGCCGGGGCGGCCGGACGTGTTCGCGTGCGGGGACGCCGCCGCCGTGCCCGACCTGGACAACCCCGGCCGGTACACCCCGATGACCGCCCAGCACGCCTGGCGGCAGGGCAGGACCGCCGCGGTCAACGTCGCCGCCTCCCTCGGCGTCGGCGAGGCCCGCCCCTACCGCCACCGCGACCTGGGCTTCGTCGTGGACCTGGGCGGTGCGCAGGCCGCCGCTGACCCCCTCGGCGTTCCGCTGTCCGGGCCGGTGGCGGGCGCGGTCACCCGCGCCTACCACCTCGCGGCGATGCCCGGGAACCGGGTCCGGGTGGCCGCGGACTGGCTGCTGGACGCCGTACTGCCGCGCCAGTCCGTCCAGTTGGGCCTCGTTCGGTCCTGGTCCGTGCCCCTGGACACGGCCTCCCCGGAGCTGGCACGAGTGCCGGGCGGCAACGAGCAGCGGGCGAGGCCGCCGGCCACCTCGGGCCTGGCCGGTGAGCCCGCGAGCGACGCTCCCGGCGACGGGACCACCGGGAGCCACCCCGCCCCCGGCCCGGTCAAGCGAGACGACATACCCGCGGAAGGAGACTCATGAACACCGACGAACTCGTCGAACTCGGCCAGCAGCTGCGCGTCGACAGCGTGCGCGCCGCCGCCGCGGCGGGCTCCGGGCACCCCACGTCCTCCATGTCCGCCGCCGACATCATGGCGGTCCTGCTGGCGAACCATCTCCGCTACGACTTCGACCAGCCCGAGCACCCCGGCAACGACCGCTTCGTCCTGTCCAAGGGACACGCCTCCCCGCTGCTGTACTCCGCCTACAAGGCGGCGGGCGCCATCGACGACGAGGAACTGCTCACCTTCCGCAAGCTGGGCAGCCGCCTGGAGGGGCACCCCACCCCGCAACGGCTGCCGTGGGTGGAGACCGCGACCGGATCCCTCGGCCAGGGCCTGCCCATCGGCGTCGGGATCGCGCTCAGCGGTAAGCGCCTCGACCACGCCGACTACCGGGTGTGGGTGGTGTGCGGGGACAGCGAGCTGGCCGAGGGTTCCATCTGGGAGGCCGCCGAGCACGCCGGGTACGAGCACCTGGACAACCTGACCGTGATCCTCGACGTCAACCGGCTGGGCCAGCGCGGCCCCACCCGGCACGGCCACGACCTGGACGCCTACGCCCGCCGCTTCCGGGCCTTCGACTGGCACACGATCGAGATCGAGGGCCACGACGTGGACGCCGTCGACCGCGCCCTCGGCGAGGCCGTCTCCACGAAGGGGCAGCCCACCGCGATCATCGCCCGCACCTTCAAGGGCAGGGGCGTCAGGGACGCCGAGGACCGCGAGGGCCTGCACGGCAAACCGCTGAAGGACCCCGACGAGGCGATCGAGGAGCTCGGCGGGGTCCGGAACATCCGCGTCCACGTGCACGAGCCCGGCTCGGTCCGCGCGCTGCACGCCGTGGGCGACGGCAGCCTCGAACTGCCCCGCTGGGACAAGGGTGAGGAGGTCGCCACCCGCGACGCCTACGGGCAGGCGCTCGCCGCGCTCGGCACCGCGCGCGGCGAGGTCGTGGCTCTCGACGGCGAGGTCGGCGACTCCACCCGCGCGGAGTTCTTCGCCAAGGAGCACCCCGAGCGCTACTTCGAGTGCTACATCGCCGAACAGCAGATGGTCGCCGCCGCTGTCGGGATGGCCCGGCGCGGCTGGGTGCCGTACGCCTCGACGTTCGCGGCCTTCCTGACCCGCGCGCACGACTTCGTGCGGATGGCCGCCGTCAGCGGCTCCGGCATCAACCTCAACGGCTCCCACGCGGGCACGGCGATCGGCGAGGACGGGCCCAGCCAGATGGGCCTGGAGGACCTGGCGATGATGCGTGCCGTGCACGGCTCGACCGTGCTCTACCCGTGCGACGCCAACCAGACCGCCGAGCTCGTCGCGCGGATGGCCGACCTGGACGGCGTCCGCTATCTGCGCACCTCGCGCGGGGCCGGCCCGGTGCTCTACGGGCCCGAGGAGGACTTCCCGGTGGGCGGCAGCAAGGTGCTGCGCTCCTCCGCGCGGGACCGGCTGACCGTCGTCGCCGCGGGTGTCACCCTGCACGAGGCGCTCGCCGCCGCGGACATCCTCGGCCGGGACGGCATCGCGGTCCGGGTGATCGACCTCTACTCCGTCAAGCCGGTCGACCAGGAGACGCTCCGGAAGGCCGCCGAGGACACCGGCTGCCTGCTCACCGTGGAGGACCACCACCCGGAGGGCGGCCTCGGCGACGCCGTGCTCGACGCCTTCACCGACGGACGCCCGGTGCCGCGCCTGGTGCGCCTCGCCGTCCGGGACATGCCGGGCTCGGCCTCGCCCGCCGAGCAGCTGCACGCCGCGGGCATCGACGCCGAGTCGATCGCGGCCGCCGCGCGGCTGATGGTGGAGGAGGCGGTCGTGCGGTGAGTGGCGGGAGTGACGAGAGTGAGGGGCCGCGCACGGTGCGCACCGGCCGCGGTCCCAGGGGATCCCGCCCCCGTGTGTAAGAGACGTCCGCGCTCGCGCAGGTTTGGCCGTGGAGGTTGCGGCCACCCGAAGGAGAAGAGGTGGCCATGGTGAAGAAGGACAACACCGCGGAGTCGCAGGGCTCGGGAGAGCCGGTGTCCCGGCCGCGGCCGATGGAGGTGCTGCGTGAGGCGCGGGCCCAGTTCGCCGAGTTGACGGGTCTGACCCCCGAGTCGGTGACGACCTTCGAGCAGACGGAGGACGGCTGGTCGCTGGAGATCGAGGTCCTGGAACTGGCCCGGGTGCCGGACACCATGAGCCTCATGGCGAGCTACCAGGTCGACCTCGACCCGGAGGGGCAGCTCACCGGGTACCGGCGGCTGCACCGCTACGAACGCGGACGCTCCGACGCCCGCCGCTCCGGCGGCGGCCGCTGAGGCGGAACAAAGCCTCATACACAGACAACAGACGAGGAGTGCGGTTGGCATGACCGTTGTCCCGGCACAGACGTCCGGCGGCGGAGGCGGCAGCAGCGGCCTGTACGACGTCCTGGAACTCGTTCTCGACAGGGGGCTGGTGATCGACGCGTTCGTGCGGGTCTCGCTGGTCGGTATCGAGATCCTGAAGATCGACGTGCGGGTCGTCGTCGCGAGCGTCGACACCTACCTGCGCTTCGCCGAGGCCTGCAACCGGCTCGACCTGGAAGCGGGCCCCCGCAAGGCTCCGGGCCTGCCCGATCTGGTGGGCGAGGTCACCGAGTCCGGCGCGCGCGGCAAGGCGAAGGGGGCGTTGTCGGGGGCGGCGCAGACCGTTTCCGACGCCTTCCAGCAGGCCCGTGACGAGCGCTCGGGTGAGGGCGAGGGGCGGCCGCGGGCGCGCAAGGCGGCGCCGACCCGTCGGAAGGAGGAGCAGGAGTGAGCACGTATGTGTACGGGATCACGGCCGCCTCGGATATGTCGTCGCTGCCCGAGGAGTTGGGCGGGGTGGGCGAGCCGGCGCGGCCGGTGCGGGTGCTGACGGCGGCTGGGCTGGCCGCGGTGGTCAGTGACGCGCCGGAGGGGTTGCGGCCCAAGCGGCGCGAC of the Streptomyces sp. NBC_01788 genome contains:
- a CDS encoding GNAT family N-acetyltransferase encodes the protein MPHTAARFLAEGPRVGIRPFTQEDGPEFTARVRESEDLHRPWLFPPDTAEAYAGYARRLIEDPARAGFLVCEKDSGALAGFVNINNIAHGAFRCGALGYGAFAHAAGRGLMREGLDLVVGYAFGPMRLHRLEINVQPLNTASIALARACGFRLEGFSPDMLFIDGAWRDHERWALTAEMRA
- a CDS encoding DUF6204 family protein, translating into MSEQHTYRVIVRGTWDALTDEARQRLRAEADEHGMLSMRFTEEGSLSYEPSPLKHFSMRYVVVGDADDGEEMAAAIAEDRAETALRGLGYGFRDLRSTVTDLNTMKVNVKRASRR
- a CDS encoding VOC family protein, giving the protein MEILGTSLRVCVNDLDTAVPFYEGLAGARALRFEQAGVQVAAVGCFLLMSGPESQLEVLRKVAATIAVEDVDEAHRVLTGLGAQIVAGPVPTPVGRNLIALHPDGTVYEYMDRRG
- a CDS encoding phage holin family protein, which encodes MKGLDHLEHLDKQLVDELAQVARETVRDELREQTRRQRRTATLYAASGAVALYAGAALALAVGLALAIGLPGWAAALITAAILGAAAYALREAARPSASHPAPGPGTHFGADTGAQPTGDTGATTGAAGRAAGAAGEAAGAAYPPTPPAPPVPPAPPAGTTRPDHPGETDPGPQHRA
- a CDS encoding NAD(P)/FAD-dependent oxidoreductase; its protein translation is MSRPRIVIVGAGFAGYRAARTLSRMSRGKADITLLNPTDYFLYLPLLPQVAVGILEPRRTAVSLAGSLRHVRLVLGEAHGIDLDARTVHYTDPENGEGTLAYDRLVLAVGSVNKLLPIPGVAEHAHGFRGLPEALYLRDHMTRQIELASSEDDPETCAARRTFVVVGAGYTGTEVAAHGMMFTDSLVRRHPPRRDIRPRWLLLDIAPRVLPELDERLSATADRVLRRRGVEVRMGTSVKEATHEGVLLTDGEFVRSRTLVWCVGVRPDPLVESAGQPLERGRLVVDPFLQVPGRPDVFACGDAAAVPDLDNPGRYTPMTAQHAWRQGRTAAVNVAASLGVGEARPYRHRDLGFVVDLGGAQAAADPLGVPLSGPVAGAVTRAYHLAAMPGNRVRVAADWLLDAVLPRQSVQLGLVRSWSVPLDTASPELARVPGGNEQRARPPATSGLAGEPASDAPGDGTTGSHPAPGPVKRDDIPAEGDS
- a CDS encoding transketolase codes for the protein MNTDELVELGQQLRVDSVRAAAAAGSGHPTSSMSAADIMAVLLANHLRYDFDQPEHPGNDRFVLSKGHASPLLYSAYKAAGAIDDEELLTFRKLGSRLEGHPTPQRLPWVETATGSLGQGLPIGVGIALSGKRLDHADYRVWVVCGDSELAEGSIWEAAEHAGYEHLDNLTVILDVNRLGQRGPTRHGHDLDAYARRFRAFDWHTIEIEGHDVDAVDRALGEAVSTKGQPTAIIARTFKGRGVRDAEDREGLHGKPLKDPDEAIEELGGVRNIRVHVHEPGSVRALHAVGDGSLELPRWDKGEEVATRDAYGQALAALGTARGEVVALDGEVGDSTRAEFFAKEHPERYFECYIAEQQMVAAAVGMARRGWVPYASTFAAFLTRAHDFVRMAAVSGSGINLNGSHAGTAIGEDGPSQMGLEDLAMMRAVHGSTVLYPCDANQTAELVARMADLDGVRYLRTSRGAGPVLYGPEEDFPVGGSKVLRSSARDRLTVVAAGVTLHEALAAADILGRDGIAVRVIDLYSVKPVDQETLRKAAEDTGCLLTVEDHHPEGGLGDAVLDAFTDGRPVPRLVRLAVRDMPGSASPAEQLHAAGIDAESIAAAARLMVEEAVVR
- a CDS encoding gas vesicle protein GvpO; this translates as MVKKDNTAESQGSGEPVSRPRPMEVLREARAQFAELTGLTPESVTTFEQTEDGWSLEIEVLELARVPDTMSLMASYQVDLDPEGQLTGYRRLHRYERGRSDARRSGGGR
- a CDS encoding gas vesicle structural protein GvpA, whose amino-acid sequence is MTVVPAQTSGGGGGSSGLYDVLELVLDRGLVIDAFVRVSLVGIEILKIDVRVVVASVDTYLRFAEACNRLDLEAGPRKAPGLPDLVGEVTESGARGKAKGALSGAAQTVSDAFQQARDERSGEGEGRPRARKAAPTRRKEEQE